GGGGTCGTCCGGTATCGGGCCGGTGCCGAACTGGACGGCGAGCATGGGCCAGGTGACGTGGACGGGGTGCTGCAGCCGCCACAGCCGCGACGACAGCCATGCGTAGAGGTCCATGGCCAGGGCGCTGTGCCCGAGGATCTGCAGCGCCTCGAGGTTGAGCGGTACGGGGTTGCCGACCAGCGCCTGGAAGTAGTCGTCGGAGAGCACGATGACGGACTCGTCGACGGGGTGCGTGGGGTTGTCGCTGCGGTCCCACCACACGTCCCAGTATTTGGCGATGCGGATGGCGCCGCCGCGGTCGCGGTCCGGGTTCTTCTTCTCTTTGTCCCAGGTGAACTCGAGGCTGCAGCGCACCAGCCGGCGAACCTGCTCACCGACGAGCGCCCGCGGGCTCATCTTCTTCCCGCCGCTGGTGGCCAGACCGAGGCTGGACAGGAAGCCGTTCATCGACGCGCCGAGCGGGATCGTGGGGCTTTTGTTGATCACGGCGACCGCGTTGAGTTTCGCGATGACCAGCCGTGCCTTCGGCCCGTAGGGCAGGCCGATGTTGCCGCCGTCGGCGGTGTCGGTGCCGGCCGTGACGGTGAGCGTCAGCCCGGCGTTTTGGTGGCTGTAGACCCGGGTGGTGTCCCGCGGCCGCCGTTTCGGCAGATAGGCCAGGGTCATCTCCGACAGGCTGTAGCCCAGCAGCGGGAACTCCCGCGAGTCCATCGCGACGACCTCGTCGAGAAGACTCAGCTGCGTGCTCTTCGGCCTGGCCATGCCCACGACGCTCGCACACGCCCGGATC
The Actinomycetota bacterium genome window above contains:
- a CDS encoding replication protein RepA, whose translation is MARPKSTQLSLLDEVVAMDSREFPLLGYSLSEMTLAYLPKRRPRDTTRVYSHQNAGLTLTVTAGTDTADGGNIGLPYGPKARLVIAKLNAVAVINKSPTIPLGASMNGFLSSLGLATSGGKKMSPRALVGEQVRRLVRCSLEFTWDKEKKNPDRDRGGAIRIAKYWDVWWDRSDNPTHPVDESVIVLSDDYFQALVGNPVPLNLEALQILGHSALAMDLYAWLSSRLWRLQHPVHVTWPMLAVQFGTGPIPDDPRKRSRYLYDVKRDIEDQMPTVLAVYHEAKVDSTPDGLLLKPSSPHVPPRGGHGLARARRQTTVPARRFAAQVADRAQPSNTITA